The genomic segment GATCAAGGCGGAGGAGGTCGCCGGCATCAGGGCGCCGACCCTCGTCGTCGCCGGGTCCGACGACGACACGGCGGGCCCCGTGGCGCCCCTGGTCGAGCTTCTGCCCAATGCCACGGGGCTTGTCATCGAGGGACGGGACCACATGCGTACCGTCGGCGACAAGCGCTACAAGGAGGGCGTGCTCGACTTCCTGCGGTCCTTTCAGTCTTGACAAGTTGACGTTAACGTCAAAGTCTGGCGGACAAGCGGACGGGATCGGGCTTTCCATGGAGCAGCGGGCCAGCGCACACAGGCGCACATCGTTCACCGGATCGGCGGGCAACCGGATCGCCGGCGATCTGCACGAGGCGCCGGACGGCGCGCCGCGCGGTGCCGTCGTCCTTGCCCATGGCGGCGGGCAGACGCGGCATTCCTGGCGCGGAACGGCCCGCAGGCTCGCCGAAGCGGGCTGGCTTGCGGTCACTATCGACCAGCGCGGCCATGGCGACAGCGACTGGATCGCGGATGGCGACTATTCCCTGGAAGCCTATGCCGCCGATCTCGCGGCGGTGGCAGGCGACATCGAGGACCGCTTCGGCCAGCGGCCGGCGCTGATCGGCGCCTCGCTCGGCGGCATGGCCGGGCTGGTCGCGACCGGCCGGGACGAGCCCGCCCCGGCCTCGGCTCTGGTGCTGGTGGACATCACGCCGACCATGAAGTCGGACGGCGTTGCGCGGGTTCTCGATTTCATGGGCGCACATGTGGAGGAGGGGTTCTCCTCGCTCGAGGACGCCGCGGCAGTCATTTCCTCCTATCTGCCGCACCGTCCGCCGCCGCGCGACCTGAGCGGGCTGCGGAAGAACCTCCGGCTCGATCCGGATGGACGGTATCGCTGGCACTGGGATCCGCGCTTCCTCGATGCGAGGGAGCGAACCGACGGCAAGGGCCACAGGCCGGAGCTGGAAACACGGCTCGTGGCTGCCGCAAGGAGGCTCGACCTGCCCGTTCTCCTGGTGCGGGGCCGCGAAAGCGAGCTTGTCGGCGAGGCGGAGGCGCGGACGTTCCTGGAGCTTGTGCCGCAGGCGCGCCTTGCCGATGTGACCGGTGCCCGGCACATGGTCGCCGGAGACAAGAACGACGTCTTCGCCGACGCGGTGCTCGATTTCCTCTCAAACCTCCCCGCCGGCGCCTGCTGCCGCTGAGGGGCCAGGTCCCGGGGGCCCGGTGATTATTCGGTCGGCATGCGGCATTCCTGGTTCGTCATCCCCGCGCAAGCGGGGATCCATGTCTCTGGGGACGCTTTTGGATTCCCGCTGTCGCGGGAATGACGAAGAGACAGGGCGGGCTTCGGTACTGGAAACGGGCGCGGGGCCCGCGTTGTCGGTGCTGGGCCCTTGAGTTGCGGCGCGGCCCGTTTCCGGCGTGGCGTGTTTCGCTATGGTAGACAGGCGATGGTTCACCTACATATGCTTGATCGACGAGAAGCGACGCCGCCCGCGCGGTGTCCATGAAGGACAAGGAGAGCGAGCCATGGCGCGCCACGCACCGTCTGCGGAGGCGATCGAGCGTCTCGATCCGGTCTGGTCGCAGATCCGCGAGGAAGCGGAGGGGGTTACGGAGACCGATCCGAGCCTCGGCGGTTTCATCTTCGCGACGATCCTCAACTACGACACGCTGGAGCAGGCGGTCAGTCACCGGGTGGCGCAGCGCCTCGGCAATGCGGATGTGTGCTCCGAGCTCATCGTGCAGGCCTTCGAGGACGCGCTGGAGGAGGAGCCGGAGATCGGGGCCGCGATGCGCGCCGACATCACGGCCGTCTATGACCGCGACCCCGCATGCTCGCGCTATCTCGAGCCGGTCCTCTACTTCAAGGGCTTCCAGGCGATCCAGACCCATCGCATGGCGCACCGCCTCTGGAAGATGGGGCGGCGCGATTTCGCCTTCTATCTCCAGAGCCAGTCCTCCCAAGTCTTCGGGGTCGACATCAATCCGGCGGCCGTCATGGGGCGCGGCATCATGATCGACCATGCCCATGCGATCGTCATCGGCGAGACCGCGGTCGTGGAGGACGACGTGTCGATGCTCCACAGCGTGACGCTCGGCGGCACCGGAAAGGTGGATGGAGACCGGCATCCGAAAGTGCGCCGCGGCGTGCTGATCGGGGCGGGTGCGGAGATCCTCGGCAATATCGAGATCGGCGCCTGCTCGCGCGTGGCCGCCGGCAGCGTGGTGCTCCACGACGTGCCGCCGAACCGCACGGTCGCCGGCGTTCCGGCCAAGGTCGTCGGCTATGCGGGCTGCTCGGAGCCGTCCCGGCGCATGGACCATCGCCTGCCTGAGGAAAACGAGGGCGAGGGGGACGACATTCCCGCGGTCGACCCTTGAGGGTGCGGGCAAGCGCTGCTACCACCTTGCCAGCTGTCGTCGGCGGAGCGGCGGTGCCGGGATCGCGTTGCCGACTCTGCCGGTGATCTCTGTCGTTCCGCAGGCGTCGAGACACATCACACAGGCCAGGGAGCGCGAGCGTGCATCCAGACGAAATCCGCAAGCTGACGGAATACTTCAAGACCCGGTTCAATCCCTCTCTGACGGTGCGCCGGCGCCCGCAGAAGACCGATTCGGCCGAGGTCTATATGGGCGACGAGTTCATCGGCGTGATCTTCCGCGACGATGAGGACGGCGACCTCTCCTACCAGTTCCAGATGGCGATTCTCGACATCGACCTGCCGGAGTGACGCGAGCCGCCGGGCCGGCCTTGCCATGATGCGGCATTGTCCGCGCGCACTGTGGAATCGCGGCCGCCATCCCCGTATGCTGCCGGCCGGAAACGCTGAGCGACGCGGGCAAGGAGAGACTGACAGATGGCGATCTACGAACTGGACGGCGTGCGGCCGATTCTCCCCGAGGACGGGCACTACTGGATCGCGCCGTCGGCGGACGTCGTCGGGCGGGTGATGCTGGAGCGCAATGCGAGCGTGTGGTTCGGCGCGGTCCTGCGCGGCGACAACGAGCTCATCCGCATCGGCGAGAACAGCAACGTCCAGGACGGCTCGGTCCTGCACACCGACGAGGGCTGCCCGCTGACCGTCGGCGCCAATGTGACCGTCGGCCACAAGGTCATCCTGCATGGTTGCACGATTGCCGACCAGTCGCTCATCGGGATGGGGGCCTGCATCCTCAACAATGCCCGGATCGGGCGCAACTGCATTATCGGCGCCCATGCGCTGATCCCGGAAGGCAAGGAGATCCCGGACAATTCCCTCGTCATCGGGATGCCGGGCCGCGTCGTCCGCGCGCTCACGCCGGAGGAGGTGGAAGGGCTTGCCCTGTCGGCGGAACATTATGTGGCCAACTGGCAGCGCTATTCGCGCGGTGTGAGGGCGCTGGTCTAGGCTCGCCCGGCAGGCGGGGCGCTCAGCGGTTGCGGCCCGCGATCGGCGCGGAATTCGGCGGCGCGTTCGGGTCGAGCGACACCCAGACATTCGGATTGCTGGCGGACTGCCGCTTCAGGAACCGGTAGGGCACGGAGCGCCACGGCTCGACCCGTGGCCTCTGATTGTCGAGCACGAAGTCGCCCCGGTCGGTCACCGCGGTGAGGACGGCGTGCCCGTCGCCGTTCTCGTCGAGCACGACGGTGATGAGGAGTGCCTGTTTCGGCCAGCCCATGGAGATAAGATACTGGCGCTTCAGGAGGACGAAGTCCTCGCAGTCGCCCTCGCGCGTCGGGAAATCCCAGTATTCGGGAACGTGATGGAGCTCGGCGTCGGTCACCGGCCGGATCTGGCCGTTGACGTTCTCGTTGACGGTGGTGAGCTGGCGCCAGCGCTCCGCCGTCAGCACCACGCGTCGCGGCCGGACGGATTGCGACGGGCACTCCTGCTCGTAGCGCTCGCAGAATTCCACATAGCCGATAGGCGGCAGGGTTTCGCCATAGATGGTGGCAAAGCGCGCATAGCGCTGCTGAGAGCCCGGCCCGGCCGTGCGCTCGTTCGTCCAGCCCGGCCCCCCAAGGCCGATGATGAGCGCGCTTGTCGCGCACAGTAGTCTCCAGATCATCGATGGACGCCCCGTTCCAAGGTCTTGTCGGGGCGATCCTAGGGGGCGGTCGTGGGGAGAAGATTAATAAAACCGGGAACCGGAAAAGAGCATTTATGGAATATGAATTTCACGAGTGAGTAAAACCAAGTAATGATCCGATAACCTAACCGGAATCCTAACAGCGGGGCGCCGCACCCGGCGGCGGCGCAGATCACACGATCCGCGGGATAGGGGCGGGCACGAAACGTCCAGCGGTTCCGCTGGGGGCGGCGGGCGCCACTGGCCCCCCGATCGCGATGCGCTCCAGAAGGCGGTAGCGTGTGATCGGGAGGGAGACGAGCGGTGGCGCCTCGCCGCAGGGCAGTAGCACGCCCATTATGTGCACCCTGTTATGCGCACCGAAGCGGACCGGCAGGCACAGCATCTCCAGGGCAAGCCGGGCACCGTCCGCCGCCTCCCCGGACAGGCGCAGCATCACCGGGCGATGGTCGCCGACAACCTCCCGGAGCGCTGTGGCGAGCGCCCGGCGTTCGGGCAGCTCGGGCAGGAGATCGAGGATGTCGCGGCCGGTCAGATCGGTGCCGGCCAGGAGCCGCAAGCCCGTTCCCGACAGGCGAAAGCGGTAGCTTGCGCCCAGTGCGCCGGGGGCCAGCAACAGCATGTAGGGCAGGAGGGCGGACAGCCCGGCGAGGTCCGGCTCCTCGCCGATGACCGGCATTCGCCGGTCGCCGCGCCAGTCGTTCCATATGACGTAGAGCTTGCGGGCCCAGGGATGCTGGAAGCGCTCGACGGCGGTTATGAGGGTGTTCAGGGCGTCCGCCATGGTGTGGGTGGGCCTTGGCCTGCTGATGATTGCATGTTCGTGTCGTCTCTGCTTTGCAGAGCCCGTGCCAGTTCCCGCCATTGCGCGCCCGGACGAGGCTTTGTGCGCGGACCCGCCCTTGGGGAAGCCTCCGGGACAAGATCCGCGGTTCAAAGATCTGTCAGAATGCGGTACTAGGCAGGCACGAGGGTGGTCATCCCGCGGGCTGCGGCAAGTCAGAATGGGACAGGTCGCCGGGCGGACAGGCTACCGATTTTGTCCCGAAGGCTGCTTGCGAGCCCGATTGCCACCCATGGATCACAGAACCCCGCCAGATCGCGACCGCGCCATCAACGCACCGCGGGTCGTGGTTGTCCTCATCGCGACATTCGTGGCCGTGCATGCGGTCCGCATGATGCTGCCGGACCGGCAGGGCGTATGGATGCTCCTGGCCTTCGCCTTCATTCCGGCGCGCTATGCGGACACGGCGGCCTATCCGCCGGACTTCATTCCCGGC from the Kaustia mangrovi genome contains:
- a CDS encoding alpha/beta hydrolase; this encodes MEQRASAHRRTSFTGSAGNRIAGDLHEAPDGAPRGAVVLAHGGGQTRHSWRGTARRLAEAGWLAVTIDQRGHGDSDWIADGDYSLEAYAADLAAVAGDIEDRFGQRPALIGASLGGMAGLVATGRDEPAPASALVLVDITPTMKSDGVARVLDFMGAHVEEGFSSLEDAAAVISSYLPHRPPPRDLSGLRKNLRLDPDGRYRWHWDPRFLDARERTDGKGHRPELETRLVAAARRLDLPVLLVRGRESELVGEAEARTFLELVPQARLADVTGARHMVAGDKNDVFADAVLDFLSNLPAGACCR
- the cysE gene encoding serine O-acetyltransferase gives rise to the protein MARHAPSAEAIERLDPVWSQIREEAEGVTETDPSLGGFIFATILNYDTLEQAVSHRVAQRLGNADVCSELIVQAFEDALEEEPEIGAAMRADITAVYDRDPACSRYLEPVLYFKGFQAIQTHRMAHRLWKMGRRDFAFYLQSQSSQVFGVDINPAAVMGRGIMIDHAHAIVIGETAVVEDDVSMLHSVTLGGTGKVDGDRHPKVRRGVLIGAGAEILGNIEIGACSRVAAGSVVLHDVPPNRTVAGVPAKVVGYAGCSEPSRRMDHRLPEENEGEGDDIPAVDP
- a CDS encoding DUF3126 family protein, with the protein product MHPDEIRKLTEYFKTRFNPSLTVRRRPQKTDSAEVYMGDEFIGVIFRDDEDGDLSYQFQMAILDIDLPE
- a CDS encoding gamma carbonic anhydrase family protein, giving the protein MAIYELDGVRPILPEDGHYWIAPSADVVGRVMLERNASVWFGAVLRGDNELIRIGENSNVQDGSVLHTDEGCPLTVGANVTVGHKVILHGCTIADQSLIGMGACILNNARIGRNCIIGAHALIPEGKEIPDNSLVIGMPGRVVRALTPEEVEGLALSAEHYVANWQRYSRGVRALV
- a CDS encoding transglutaminase-like cysteine peptidase, which translates into the protein MIWRLLCATSALIIGLGGPGWTNERTAGPGSQQRYARFATIYGETLPPIGYVEFCERYEQECPSQSVRPRRVVLTAERWRQLTTVNENVNGQIRPVTDAELHHVPEYWDFPTREGDCEDFVLLKRQYLISMGWPKQALLITVVLDENGDGHAVLTAVTDRGDFVLDNQRPRVEPWRSVPYRFLKRQSASNPNVWVSLDPNAPPNSAPIAGRNR
- a CDS encoding PAS domain-containing protein — protein: MADALNTLITAVERFQHPWARKLYVIWNDWRGDRRMPVIGEEPDLAGLSALLPYMLLLAPGALGASYRFRLSGTGLRLLAGTDLTGRDILDLLPELPERRALATALREVVGDHRPVMLRLSGEAADGARLALEMLCLPVRFGAHNRVHIMGVLLPCGEAPPLVSLPITRYRLLERIAIGGPVAPAAPSGTAGRFVPAPIPRIV